A section of the Pseudanabaena mucicola str. Chao 1806 genome encodes:
- the hpxO gene encoding FAD-dependent urate hydroxylase HpxO produces the protein MYDLKAIVIGAGIGGLTAGIALRQVGYDVEIYDRVRELRPVGAGISLWSNGVKILNRLGLGDKLAAIGGQMNRMEYRHLSGTLLNEISLQPLITEVGQRPYPVARRDLQNILLDAFAASGGKLTLGAKCIDVIESDLDITAKFEDGSTAIGDFLVAADGVHSILREYVLSKKIEPKYGGYVNWNGLVPISDDLAPADIWSIYVGEHKRASMMPVAGDRFYFFFDVPLDKGTSSDRNNYRNELKEYFQGWAEPVQLLIDRFDPETVARVEIHDVGPISRMVRGRVALLGDSAHATCPDLGQGGCQAMEDGWVLANYLASTNLGVTDALMRYEKERKVRTTEIVNKARNRAETIHGKDPEVSQKWYAQLATESPLDVTSAIAKTISGGPLH, from the coding sequence TGTACGATTTAAAAGCAATAGTTATTGGTGCAGGTATTGGTGGACTCACGGCAGGAATTGCACTGCGTCAAGTTGGCTATGATGTAGAAATTTATGATCGCGTCCGTGAACTTCGACCAGTTGGTGCGGGGATTTCCCTCTGGTCTAATGGTGTCAAAATCCTAAATCGGCTTGGTTTAGGTGATAAGCTAGCCGCGATCGGTGGTCAGATGAATCGCATGGAGTATCGTCATCTATCAGGAACCTTACTCAATGAGATTTCGCTACAACCTTTAATTACTGAAGTTGGGCAAAGACCTTATCCAGTAGCTCGGCGCGATTTGCAAAATATTTTATTAGATGCTTTTGCAGCATCAGGGGGCAAGTTAACTCTTGGAGCAAAATGTATTGATGTTATAGAAAGTGATCTCGATATTACAGCTAAATTTGAAGATGGCAGTACTGCTATAGGTGATTTCTTAGTAGCGGCTGATGGGGTGCATTCTATTTTGAGAGAATATGTCCTCAGCAAAAAAATAGAACCAAAGTATGGAGGCTATGTCAATTGGAATGGCTTAGTACCCATAAGTGATGACCTTGCCCCTGCCGATATCTGGTCGATCTACGTGGGCGAACATAAACGTGCTTCGATGATGCCCGTTGCTGGCGATCGCTTTTACTTCTTTTTTGATGTCCCTTTAGACAAGGGCACATCTAGTGATCGCAATAATTATCGCAATGAACTTAAAGAATATTTTCAGGGCTGGGCGGAACCTGTACAACTGCTAATTGATCGCTTTGATCCAGAAACCGTTGCGCGTGTTGAAATTCATGATGTGGGACCAATTTCACGTATGGTTAGAGGGCGAGTTGCCTTACTGGGTGACTCTGCCCATGCCACCTGTCCTGATCTGGGGCAAGGCGGATGTCAAGCAATGGAAGATGGCTGGGTATTAGCGAATTATCTGGCATCGACGAATTTAGGTGTTACTGACGCGCTAATGCGTTATGAAAAGGAGCGCAAGGTCAGAACTACGGAAATTGTGAATAAGGCTCGTAATCGTGCTGAAACTATTCATGGTAAAGATCCTGAAGTATCCCAGAAGTGGTACGCACAGCTTGCAACGGAAAGTCCACTGGATGTCACAAGTGCGATCGCCAAAACTATTAGTGGAGGACCTCTACATTGA
- the uraD gene encoding 2-oxo-4-hydroxy-4-carboxy-5-ureidoimidazoline decarboxylase produces MSQAEFTEALDSIFEHTPEIAAQAWQERPFDDLTKLHLVMAGIVKNMNESDQLKLICAHPDLGSKFKMAEASVQEQSTVGLDQLSSREYSRFQQLNDAYKQKFGFPFIIAVRNHTKDSILAAFEQRLNNTIALEKKQAIAEIIEIARWRLFLAISF; encoded by the coding sequence ATGAGTCAAGCAGAATTTACGGAAGCCCTAGATTCTATTTTTGAGCATACTCCAGAAATTGCGGCTCAAGCTTGGCAAGAACGTCCTTTTGATGATTTAACCAAGTTGCATCTGGTCATGGCAGGGATCGTCAAAAACATGAATGAATCAGATCAACTAAAGCTGATTTGCGCTCATCCCGATCTTGGCAGTAAATTTAAAATGGCAGAAGCATCTGTGCAGGAGCAGTCCACAGTTGGCTTAGATCAGCTTTCTAGCAGGGAATATAGCCGCTTCCAACAACTGAACGATGCTTACAAGCAGAAGTTTGGTTTTCCTTTTATTATTGCTGTCCGCAACCATACAAAAGATAGTATCCTCGCAGCTTTTGAGCAGAGGTTAAACAATACGATCGCATTAGAGAAAAAACAGGCGATCGCGGAAATTATCGAAATTGCCAGATGGCGATTGTTTTTGGCGATTAGCTTTTAG
- the puuE gene encoding allantoinase PuuE, with translation MTYPRDMIGYGRNTPNPQWQDQARIAVQFVINYEEGGETCILHGDTTSETFLSEIVGALPIDGLRHMNMESCYEYGSRSGFWRLYRMFKDRHIPVTIYGIAMALERNPEAVAAMLEANWEIASHGYRWIDYKYFSPEQEHEHLQKAIAIHTQVTGDRPLGWYTGRTSPHTRRLVVEEGGFLYDSDSYADDLPYWNYDYGKPHLIIPYTLDNNDMRFATTQGFNSGDQFFAYLRDAFDVLYAEGETSPKMMSIGLHCRLAGRPGRAAALARFLDYVQSHEQVWLCRRIDIAHHWYQTHKPES, from the coding sequence ATGACCTATCCCAGAGATATGATTGGCTACGGGAGAAATACTCCTAATCCGCAGTGGCAAGATCAAGCCCGCATTGCTGTTCAGTTTGTGATTAATTACGAAGAAGGTGGTGAGACTTGCATATTACATGGAGATACTACTTCTGAAACTTTTCTATCGGAAATTGTGGGAGCTTTGCCTATTGATGGATTGCGCCATATGAATATGGAGTCTTGCTATGAATATGGTAGTCGTTCAGGATTTTGGCGTTTATATCGCATGTTTAAAGATCGACATATTCCTGTCACGATCTATGGTATTGCCATGGCACTGGAACGTAATCCTGAGGCAGTTGCGGCAATGCTCGAAGCCAATTGGGAAATAGCGAGTCATGGCTATCGTTGGATTGATTACAAATATTTTTCGCCTGAACAGGAGCATGAACACTTACAAAAGGCGATCGCTATTCATACCCAAGTTACGGGAGATCGTCCATTAGGTTGGTACACAGGACGCACTAGCCCCCATACGCGCCGATTGGTAGTCGAGGAAGGTGGGTTTCTCTATGATTCCGATAGTTACGCCGATGATCTTCCCTACTGGAATTATGACTATGGCAAGCCCCATTTAATTATCCCCTATACCCTTGACAATAACGACATGCGATTTGCCACAACGCAGGGATTCAATTCTGGCGATCAGTTTTTTGCATACTTGCGGGATGCGTTTGATGTTCTCTACGCTGAGGGAGAAACATCCCCAAAAATGATGAGCATTGGTCTACATTGTCGTTTAGCAGGAAGACCAGGCAGGGCGGCGGCTCTAGCGAGATTTTTGGATTATGTGCAGAGTCATGAGCAAGTGTGGCTCTGTCGTCGCATTGATATTGCTCATCACTGGTATCAAACCCACAAACCTGAGAGTTGA
- a CDS encoding folate/biopterin family MFS transporter, protein MLIQSDWLKRLRGHSFDLELGAIAIIYFVQGAMAISQLAVSFFLKDDLGLSPAEVASMVGITMLPWTIKPLYGLISDGFPIFGYRRRPYLLLSSLLGILAWSSMGLWVATPFWAVAMIATGSLSLACSDAITDALIVQRARLEPEGDAGSLQSFSWIASSIGAIMSAYLSGYLLEHFGAKFVFEITAILPLLVGISAFAIADPPMSTVYIVVPDKSATNLESPIPATLSRNSQLWMSLKFNFSQLRQAFTNKAIWLPTLFLFIWQATPSSDTAFFYFTTNELKFNPEFLGTIKFFASWAGLLGVWIFQRFFKSVPTRKIFFWTTIISTVLGLTSLLLVTHTNRALGIDDRWFSLGDSLILTVAGRIAFMPVLVLAARLCPEGIEATLFALLMSVINISALCSFQLGAALTHFFGVTESNFDNLWLLIVIANISSLLPLPFLKWLPDQTNGKLVHD, encoded by the coding sequence GTGCTAATTCAATCAGACTGGCTCAAAAGGCTACGAGGTCACTCGTTTGACCTAGAGTTAGGGGCGATCGCTATTATTTATTTTGTCCAAGGCGCAATGGCAATCTCACAGCTTGCCGTCAGTTTCTTCCTAAAGGATGACTTAGGGCTTAGTCCTGCCGAAGTTGCCTCAATGGTCGGAATTACAATGTTACCTTGGACAATTAAGCCCCTCTATGGTCTGATTTCCGATGGATTCCCTATATTTGGTTACCGTCGTCGCCCCTACCTACTACTGTCAAGTTTATTAGGAATTTTGGCATGGTCAAGTATGGGGCTGTGGGTAGCAACTCCCTTTTGGGCAGTCGCGATGATTGCAACTGGTTCTCTTTCTCTAGCTTGCTCGGATGCGATTACTGATGCTTTGATTGTGCAACGCGCAAGACTAGAACCAGAGGGAGATGCAGGTTCTTTGCAGTCATTTAGTTGGATTGCCTCATCGATTGGCGCGATTATGTCTGCCTATTTGAGTGGATATTTGCTAGAGCATTTTGGTGCGAAGTTTGTGTTTGAGATTACGGCGATTTTGCCACTATTGGTAGGGATTTCAGCCTTTGCGATCGCCGATCCCCCGATGTCCACAGTGTATATTGTTGTGCCTGACAAATCAGCAACCAATTTAGAATCACCGATACCTGCGACTCTATCTCGGAATTCACAGTTATGGATGTCGCTGAAGTTTAACTTTAGTCAGTTACGCCAAGCCTTTACTAATAAAGCTATTTGGCTACCGACACTTTTCTTGTTTATCTGGCAAGCAACACCCAGTTCAGATACTGCCTTTTTCTATTTCACGACGAATGAGCTGAAATTTAATCCTGAATTTTTAGGGACGATTAAATTTTTTGCAAGTTGGGCAGGTTTGCTTGGCGTATGGATATTTCAACGTTTTTTTAAATCTGTACCCACCCGCAAAATTTTCTTTTGGACTACGATTATTTCCACAGTTTTAGGATTAACCAGTTTATTGCTAGTAACCCATACTAATAGAGCATTAGGCATTGATGATCGCTGGTTTAGTCTCGGTGATAGCCTGATTTTGACGGTTGCAGGCAGAATTGCATTTATGCCTGTTTTGGTTTTGGCTGCTAGGCTTTGCCCTGAAGGGATCGAGGCGACTTTATTTGCATTGTTGATGTCGGTGATTAATATTTCAGCACTCTGTTCCTTCCAATTAGGGGCTGCCCTGACGCATTTTTTCGGTGTTACTGAATCAAATTTTGATAACCTCTGGCTTTTGATTGTTATTGCAAATATCAGTAGTCTATTACCACTGCCATTCTTAAAGTGGCTACCTGACCAAACGAATGGCAAATTAGTCCATGATTAA
- a CDS encoding VOC family protein: MEIDYIALFVSDVGRSLIFYRDALGFRFTKPAKSDSAEGYSGNLKIGLYDRSWLPKLFGEQGQQIISGNPFLLSMTVDNLDQVYKELCDLQANMPIDIISSPRIMPWGQKILFLSDPDGNLLEIVQGSI, translated from the coding sequence ATGGAAATTGACTACATTGCTTTATTTGTTTCTGATGTGGGGCGATCGCTAATTTTCTATCGCGATGCCTTAGGATTTCGCTTTACGAAACCTGCAAAATCTGACAGTGCTGAGGGTTATAGTGGCAATCTGAAAATAGGACTTTATGATCGCAGTTGGTTACCCAAATTATTTGGTGAACAAGGTCAGCAAATTATCAGTGGCAATCCGTTTTTACTATCGATGACAGTTGATAATCTCGATCAGGTCTACAAGGAATTATGCGATCTACAAGCCAATATGCCTATAGATATTATTTCATCACCGAGAATCATGCCTTGGGGACAAAAGATCTTATTTTTAAGCGATCCCGATGGCAATCTTTTAGAAATCGTTCAAGGTAGCATCTAA